The Daucus carota subsp. sativus chromosome 2, DH1 v3.0, whole genome shotgun sequence genome includes a window with the following:
- the LOC108204045 gene encoding uncharacterized protein LOC108204045: protein MSNMMVQPQIPKLTATNYGNWSIQMKVLLGSYDSWDIVESGYDEREDEAAHSNAEKMILKETQKNDKKALYTIIQGVDESTFKYISNEKTAKDAWEILQKSFQGVEKVKQVRLQVLRAEFENLKMKSSENIGEFVTRLKTVKNQMKRNGESLDDVRVMKKLLRSLTRKFSYVVTSIEESKDLSTISIDELVGSLQAHEQRMNLYDDPSHLEKALQSKVSIGDSSGSNSSARGRGDYCGGQGRGRHYKCRAPKVEERSHFAAAKEDKDVGTTAFLTYKGDEESKKNVWYLDSWASNYMTSHKELFTEIADTISGEVTFGDSSMILVKEKGQSLIIRNQARELIANVEMSKNHLFTLDLQTKAQKCLKSVIKNDSWLWHLRYGHLGFSGLK, encoded by the exons ATGTCAAATATGATGGTGCAACCACAAATCCCAAAATTGACGGCAACAAATTACGGGAACTGGAGTATCCAAATGAAGGTGTTACTCGGTTCATACGATAGTTGGGATATTGTCGAAAGTGGGTATGACGAGCGAGAGGATGAAGCGGCCCATTCAAATGCAGAGAAGATGATTTTGAAAGAGACCCAGAAAAACGATAAAAAGGCGTTATATACAATTATTCAAGGAGTTGATGAATCAacctttaaatatatttcaaatgagAAAACGGCGAAAGACGCGTGGGAGATTTTGCAGAAATCGTTCCAGGGTGTCGAGAAAGTTAAACAGGTACGGCTCCAAGTCCTACGTGCCGAGTTCGaaaatttgaagatgaagagttcAGAAAATATTGGTGAATTTGTTACGCGTTTGAAAACTGTGAAAAAtcagatgaaaagaaatggcgAAAGTCTCGATGATGTTCGGGTCATGAAAAAGTTGCTTCGTTCATTAACAAGAAAATTTTCTTACGTTGTTACCTCCATCGAGGAGTCAAAAGACTTGTCCACGATTTCTATTGATGAGCTCGTAGGTTCTCTTCAAGCCCACGAGCAACGAATGAACCTATATGATGATCCAAGCCATTTGGAAAAGGCGTTGCAAAGTAAGGTGTCCATTGGTGACAGTTCTGGCAGTAACAGTTCTGCACGTGGCAGAGGTGACTACTGTGGTGGACAAGGACGAGGAAGGCA TTATAAGTGTAGAGCACCGAAGGTGGAAGAAAGAAGTCATTTTGCAGCAGCAAAAGAAGATAAAGATGTTGGCACTACTGCGTTCCTCACTTACAAAGGAGACGAGGAAAGCAAGAAGAATGTTTGGTATCTTGACTCATGGGCCAGTAATTACATGACTAGTCACAAGGAGTTATTCACGGAGATAGCCGACACCATTAGCGGAGAAGTTACTTTTGGTGACTCGTCAATGATTCTGGTCAAAGAAAAAG GACAATCCCTCATTATTAGAAATCAAGCTCGGGAATTGATTGCAAATGTGGAgatgtcaaagaatcatttGTTTACGCTTGATTTGCAAACTAAGGCGCAGAAGTGCTTAAAGTCGGTCATTAAAAATGACTCGTGGTTGTGGCATTTGAGATATGGTCATCTTGGATTTTCTGGCCTGAAATAA